One Setaria viridis chromosome 5, Setaria_viridis_v4.0, whole genome shotgun sequence genomic region harbors:
- the LOC117857494 gene encoding uncharacterized protein: MAAHAVSPLTGGLLRRGVPLHHSCRLLAVAAVAPEAPAPTPAPSQPPPSPAPPRKGYFPKRGETVELNCEALAFKGKGVCKVAGSTFVLLCDGALPGERLIARVRRLRRGTFAEAAKLKTLEPHHDAVEAPCPLAADCGGCKTQALAYAAQIRHKHLQVRDLLVNVGKFDPKRLESSEPDAILKPIVPCDEIFRYRNKMEFSFGTKRWMQRGWKEKEEEVVEEEANEVDGYALGLHAPGFFDKVLHVEKCFLQSEPADKVLAVVQETWMDPSLGLTPNDVHKHVGFLKHLMIRTGRNVRTGTPEVMVNFVTACYKPDLLMPLVDNITKIPEVVSVINNVNTSVGNTSVGEQEYTLYGKPNITEMLRGLTFQISANSFFQTNTKQADVLYELIEDSAGLKGDGSEIVLDLFCGTGTIGLTLARRAKHVYGYEVVPEAIADARKNAKLNGINNATFVQGDLNKINESFGKEFPKPDIIISDPNRPGMHMKLIKWLLEVKAPRIVYVSCNPATCARDLDYLCHGVEEKDLSGCYELKSVIPVDMFPHTPHIECVCLLELR; the protein is encoded by the exons atGGCCGCCCACGCCGTCTCCCCGCTCaccggcggcctcctccgccgcggcgtcccCCTCCACCACAgctgccgcctcctcgccgtcgccgcggtggCCCCGGAAGCGCCGGCGCCTACCCCCGCGCCgtcccagccgccgccgtccccggctCCGCCCCGAAAGGGCTACTTCCCGAAGCGCGGCGAGACCGTCGAGCTCAACTGCGAGGCGCTCGCCTTTAAGGGCAAGGGCGTCTGCAAGGTCGCGGGCTCCACCTTCGTTCTGCTCTGCGACGGCGCGCTCCCAGGCGAGCGCCTCATCGCCCgcgtccgccgcctccgccgcggcacCTTCGCCGAGGCCGCCAAGCTCAAGACACTCGAGCCGCACCACGACGCCGTCGAGGCGCCTTGCCCCCTCGCGGCCGACTGCGGCGGCTGCAAGACCCAGGCCCTCGCGTACGCCGCGCAGATCCGGCACAAGCACCTCCAGGTCCGCGACTTGCTCGTGAACGTGGGCAAGTTCGATCCCAAGCGGCTGGAGAGCTCGGAGCCGGATGCCATCCTCAAGCCCATCGTGCCGTGCGACGAGATATTTCGGTACAGGAACAAG ATGGAGTTCTCGTTTGGGACGAAGAGATGGATGCAGAGGgggtggaaggagaaggaggaggaggtggtggaggaggaagcgaACGAGGTTGATGGATATGCACTTGGGTTGCATGCACCAGGGTTCTTTGACAAGGTGCTGCATGTTGAGAAATGCTTTCTACAGAGTGAACCTGCTGATAAG GTTCTTGCAGTTGTTCAAGAAACCTGGATGGATCCTTCCCTAGGCCTCACGCCTAATGATGTCCACAAGCATGTTGGGTTTCTCAAGCATCTTATGATAAGAACCGGAAG AAACGTCAGGACTGGAACTCCTGAAGTGATGGTCAATTTTGTGACAGCATGTTATAAACCAGATCTATTGATGCCTCTTGTGGACAATATCACAAAAATACCTGAAGTG GTCAGCGTCATAAATAATGTGAACACATCTGTTGGCAATACATCTGTGGGTGAACAAGAATACACCTTGTATGGGAAGCCAAACATTACAGAGATGTTGAGAGGACTTACATTCCAGATATCTGCCAACTCCTTTTTCCAGACTAATACAAAACAG GCAGATGTTCTTTACGAGCTTATTGAAGATTCTGCTGGGCTTAAAGGAGATGGCTCTGAAATTGTTCTGGACTTGTTTTGTGGAACTGGGACCATTGGCTTGACCCTTGCCAGAAG GGCAAAGCATGTTTATGGATATGAAGTGGTCCCTGAAGCCATTGCAGATGCTCGAAAGAATGCCAAGTTGAATGGTATTAATAATGCAACATTTGTTCAGGGAGATCTCAATAAAATCAATGAATCATTCGGGAAGGAATTCCCAAAGCCTGACATAATCATCTCAG ATCCTAATCGGCCAGGGATGCACATGAAGTTGATCAAGTGGCTATTAGAAGTTAAAGCCCCTCGAATAGTGTATGTCTCATGTAACCCAGCTACTTGTGCACGGGATTTGGACTACCTATGTCATGGCGTG GAAGAGAAAGATTTGAGTGGATGCTATGAGCTGAAGAGTGTAATTCCTGTGGATATGTTTCCCCATACTCCTCATATTGAGTGTGTCTGCTTATTGGAGCTGCGTTGA
- the LOC117856676 gene encoding protein ALWAYS EARLY 2, which produces MAPAKGSRTISKTIIKGYEDQQQHDGPPSSSKAKQKKRKISDLDPEWSKDELTCFYEAYRRHGKDWKKISLAVGGKSSDMVRSLYSVHRTFLSLPERQATAMGFIALVTGHRNASDKSRNLIGDDQMVRASGKARRRGEATQQKTTERHDLHDCHEGTILGFSSSFRKRYYGEFVRNGRNHAVRRRTPRIPVIAPADRNTIDEDTPGTENIINTTKRKYEAANKDCAIVPTNDCSPDRSSGITETNKAGQGHTFLETKGTGDTVICQQQLKKARIQQPKEEGQTGKVKNETVMASDEGNKLVDSLKPHDMLSNIISEDDMLVLDVLNSLVNAPSKTSKLEMNAPSGSHGKTDSALSDRREEGHPTIDLSKQGKPVGKSSASKTRKKMRKKLLGAEVLAEAQNISVTNLVLPEAQKVGITDDSSLRTDSASAGIPEASEDISAKVPSATLEIKPEIRMSRRTRRKHQMHCKTKHMSCNEDSDNLQAKKLLHCLSSESLRRWCTYEWFYSAVDYPWFSNNEFVHYLDHAKLSHLSRLTRSEWSAIRSSLGKPRRFSDNFLAVEKEKLEDYREKVRKIYAQLRDGSRDSLPADLARPFSIGQEVIVRHPSSRELCDGKVVMMGPDCYKVHFINPDLGVNIVKDTDCMPVNWLYNRPDNMRRSYLSNNVYNILETEHIPDLTPSENWDRAVNGVTVPEQPKSLRLTSDKQLKVESVVNGERLSTSDGPTKSRGGPDNTAGHNDELESYIAAFVQRSLSQARQMVDKAMKANSEGSDERVWASNQATDSVGPESESVVCGAQLPSNLISNCIATVLSIKHLSDSRHPPANIAGVLERVSTMLRPSCPENLAIYKDIETYLSIIANQILALVPTALGNCGPPMSPM; this is translated from the exons ATGGCCCCGGCAAAAGGTTCTCGGACTATTAGCAAGACCATAATAAAAGGATATGAGGATCAGCAGCAGCACGATGGTCCACCTAGTTCAAGCAAAGCTAAACAAAAA AAGAGGAAAATTTCAGACTTAGATCCTGAATGGAGCAAGGATGAACTTACATGCTTTTATGAAGCCTACCGCCGACACGGAAAAGACTGGAAGAAG ATCAGCTTAGCGGTAGGCGGTAAATCGTCAGACATGGTGCGATCTCTTTACAGTGTTCATCGG ACTTTCTTATCTCTTCCTGAACGTCAAGCCACTGCCATGGGATTTATTGCGTTGGTGACTGGTCATCGCAATGCTTCA GACAAATCCAGAAATCTTATAGGAGATGATCAAATGGTCAGAGCATCTGGGAAGGCAAGGAGACGTGGTGAAGCTACACAACAGAAGACAACTGAAAGGCATGACCTGCACGACTGTCATGAAGGGACAATTTTGGGATTTTCATCTTCCTTTAGAAAACGATACTATGGAG AATTTGTGAGGAATGGCCGAAACCATGCTGTTCGAAGGCGTACTCCTCGTATACCGGTCATAGCTCCTGCAGACAGGAATACCATTGATGAGGACACACCAGGAACTGAAAACATCATCAATACTACCAAGAGAAAATATGAAGCGGCCAATAAAGATTGTGCTATTGTCCCAACGAATGACTGCTCTCCAGACAGAAGTTCTGGAATCACTGAAACAAATAAGGCTGGTCAAGGTCATACATTCTTGGAGACCAAGGGAACTGGAGACACAGTGATATGTCAGCAACAGTTAAAAAAAGCAAGAATCCAGCAACCTAAGGAGGAAGGCCAGACCGGTAAAGTGAAGAATGAGACAGTCATGGCATCTGATGAAGGGAATAAGCTTGTTGATTCACTCAAGCCCCATGATATGCTTAGCAACATTATTTCTGAAG ATGATATGTTGGTCTTAGATGTACTGAATAGTTTGGTGAATGCACCTTCTAAAACGTCAAAACTCGAGATGAATGCTCCTTCAG GTTCTCACGGAAAAACTGACTCTGCATTATCTGATAGAAGGGAGGAAGGCCACCCTACCATTGATCTATCTAAACAAGGGAAGCCAGTTGGTAAATCCAGTGCTTCCAAGACTAGGAAGAAAATGCGTAAGAAGCTATTAGGTGCAGAG GTGCTTGCTGAAGCACAAAACATTTCTGTTACTAATTTAGTTCTGCCAGAAGCACAGAAGGTTGGTATCACTGATGATTCCTCCTTGCGTACTGATTCTGCAAGTGCGGGGATACCTGAAGCATCTGAAGATATTTCCGCTAAAGTCCCCAGTGCAACATTAGAAATCAAGCCTGAAATTAGAATGTCTAGAAGGACCAGAAGGAAACACCAAATGCATTGCAAAACGAAGCACATGTCATGCAATGAAGATTCAGATAATTTACAG GCAAAGAAATTGTTGCACTGTCTGTCATCTGAATCGCTTCGTAGATGGTGCACGTACGAGTGGTTCTACAGTGCAGTTGATTATCCATGGTTTTCAAATAATGAGTTTGTGCACTACTTAGATCATGCAAAATTAAGTCATCTGTCCAGGTTGACTAGATCAGAGTGGAGCGCAATTCGAAG TTCCCTTGGTAAACCTCGGCGCTTTTCGGATAATTTTCTGGctgtggaaaaagaaaaacttgagGATTATCGGGAGAAAGTTAGGAAAATCTATGCTCAACTCCGTGATGGTTCACGGGATTCTCTACCGGCAGACCTAGCTCGGCCATTTTCAATTGGTCAGGAGGTCATTGTCCGTCATCCAAGTTCTAGAGAACTTTGTGATGGCAAAGTGGTGATGATGGGGCCAGATTGTTACAAGGTCCATTTTATTAACCCCGACCTTGGTGTTAATATTGTAAAG GACACTGATTGTATGCCAGTTAATTGGTTGTATAATCGTCCCGACAACATGAGAAGGAGCTACCTTTCAAATAATGTGTACAACATCCTGGAGACAGAGCACATTCCTGACCTTACACCAAGTGAGAACTGGGACCGTGCCGTAAATGGAGTTACTGTACCTGAGCAGCCCAAAAGTCTGCGCTTAACATCAGATAAACAGCTTAAG GTTGAATCTGTTGTAAATGGTGAAAGGTTGTCTACGTCCGATGGCCCTACAAAATCTAGAGGTGGCCCAGACAACACTGCTGGTCACAACGATGAGCTAGAGTCATATATAGCTGCCTTTGTACAAAGATCGCTTTCCCAAGCCAGGCAGATGGTTGACAAAGCCATGAAG GCAAACTCTGAAGGCAGTGATGAAAGGGTATGGGCGTCAAACCAAGCGACAGATTCTGTAGGCCCTGAATCTGAATCTGTGGTTTGTGGTGCCCAACTTCCATCCAACCTGATATCAAATTGCATTGCGACAGTTCTTTCAATCAAG CACCTTAGTGACTCGCGGCATCCACCTGCTAACATAGCAGGTGTCTTGGAGCGTGTTTCCACAATGCTGCGCCCAAGCTGTCCAGAGAACCTTGCAATCTACAAAGACATAGAGACTTATCTCTCCATCATTGCAAACCAGATACTTGCGCTTGTGCCTACAGCGTTGGGCAATTGTGGGCCTCCCATGTCGCCCATGTAA
- the LOC117856677 gene encoding uncharacterized protein, giving the protein MVVARAKKAAPAGAGGAGAGARRSGVRVGPARLEGLPAAWPAGAAAVKVKWPAPGGALSQMLTGRWARGVTAVEPVAAGGTVRWEPRDGNRFSLHVEPAGAGAGARGRTERGVFFSVLYGFQEQGRGKDLVRLEEIGTAMISLEECCWEMQLQQQRQQLVVVPIRVRKDGWASDAMLYVNVELVDMMNTRSDIERAVSFREKPRTTSKPPPHAMRDHRKSLEAAAYHDVLDLKQLLDLAEKEGRVAVYGSKRNSDTSSVSSFSSSSSSSTISISSASSSGGASPELASTSKRRFLPWMRRSRDFDKRSTESLSQELPIKCMDDDPAGSWETREFTSRDAETKLRTPVFFASIDQRDGSAGGESACTALVAVLAAALHANHPAMPTRPELDALIRDGSSEWRRLCDDEAHMARFPNRHFDLETVLAARTRPIAVQHDRTFVGFFQPESFASLSGAMSFDDVWREIAGGEREPGRADVYIVSWNDHFFVLKVESDCYYIIDTLGERLHEGCDRAYMLRFDGSSEMHALSTPAVDDGKEEEVIVTGKECCREFIKRFLAAIPLREELEIEKKGAGSVGAPHQRLQIEFHFTVLQDDER; this is encoded by the exons ATGGTGGTGGCGAGGGCGAAGAAGGCGGCgcccgcgggcgccggcggcgccggagctggcgCGCGGCGGAGCGGCGTCAGGGTGGGCCCCGCGAGGCTCGAGGGCCTCCccgcggcgtggccggcgggcgCCGCTGCCGTCAAGGTCAAGTGGCCCGCGCCGGGGGGCGCGCTCTCGCAGATGCTCACGGGCCGCTGGGCGCGCGGGGTCACCGCCGTCGAGCCCGTCGCCGCGGGGGGCACCGTGAGGTGGGAGCCGCGAGACGGCAACCGCTTCAGCCTCCACGTCGAGcccgctggcgccggcgccggcgcgcgcggccgcaccGAGCGCGGCGTCTTCTTCTCCGTCCTCTAT GGATTCCAAGAACAGGGCCGGGGCAAGGACCTGGTGAGGCTGGAGGAGATCGGGACAGCCATGATAAGCCTGGAGGAGTGCTGCTGGGAGATGCaactgcagcagcagcgccagcaGCTGGTGGTTGTCCCCATCAGGGTGAGGAAGGATGGATGGGCAAGTGATGCCATGCTTTAT GTGAACGTGGAGCTCGTGGACATGATGAACACACGCTCCGACATTGAAAGGGCTGTCTCGTTCAGGGAGAAGCCGAGAACGACGAgcaagccgccgccgcatgcAATGCGAGACCACCGGAAGAGCTTGGAGGCAGCGGCGTACCATGACGTTCTTGATCTGAAGCAGCTGCTCGACCTGGCTGAGAAGGAAGGCCGGGTGGCTGTGTACGGGAGCAAGAGGAACTCTGACACCAGCAGCGTGAGCAGCttcagtagcagcagcagcagcagcacgatcAGCATCAGTAGTGccagctccagcggcggcgcgagcccGGAGCTCGCCTCGACGTCGAAGCGCCGGTTCTTGCCATGGATGCGGAGGAGCAGGGACTTCGACAAGAGGAGCACCGAGTCGCTCTCCCAAGAACTGCCGATCAAGTGCATG GACGACGATCCGGCCGGCAGCTGGGAGACGCGCGAGTTCACGAGCAGGGACGCGGAGACGAAGCTGAGGACGCCGGTGTTCTTCGCGTCCATCGACCAGCGCgacggcagcgccggcggggaGAGCGCGTGCACGGCGCTCGTTGCGGTGCTCGCCGCGGCGCTCCACGCCAACCACCCGGCGATGCCGACGCGGCCGGAGCTGGACGCGCTGATCCGTGACGGCTCGTCGGAGTGGCGGAGACTCTGCGACGACGAAGCCCACATGGCGCGGTTCCCGAACCGGCACTTCGACCTCGAGACCGTCCTCGCCGCCCGGACGCGGCCCATCGCCGTGCAGCACGACAGGACCTTCGTCGGCTTCTTCCAGCCGGAGAGCTTCGCGTCGCTCTCCGGCGCCATGTCGTTCGACGACGTCTGGCGCgagatcgccggcggcgagcgcgagccgGGGCGCGCGGACGTGTACATCGTCAGCTGGAACGACCACTTCTTCGTGCTCAAGGTGGAGAGCGACTGCTACTACATCATCGACACGCTCGGCGAGCGGCTGCACGAGGGCTGCGACAGGGCCTACATGCTCAGGTTCGACGGCTCGTCGGAGATGCACGCGCTGTCGACGCCGGCAGTGGACGacggcaaggaggaggaggtgatcgTCACCGGGAAGGAGTGCTGCAGGGAGTTCATCAAGAGGTTCTTGGCCGCCATCCCGCTCCGGGAGGAGCTTGAGATCGAGAAGAAGGGCGCCGGCAGCGTTGGCGCGCCGCACCAGCGGCTGCAGATCGAGTTCCACTTCACGGTCCTGCAGGACGACGAGAGATGA